A portion of the Microbacterium hominis genome contains these proteins:
- a CDS encoding iron chaperone produces the protein MTDTTDHDGYIAAAPAQFRPVLETLRAQLSEALPDAEEVVQYGMPGFRIGRTIVAAYAAFSKQCGLYLSASALTAHADDIAAAGLKATKTGITFRVDDPPSAELVERLAHASRRDAGL, from the coding sequence ATGACGGACACCACCGACCACGACGGATACATCGCGGCTGCCCCCGCGCAGTTCCGCCCCGTACTGGAGACGTTGCGCGCGCAGCTCTCCGAAGCGCTGCCCGACGCCGAGGAGGTCGTGCAATACGGAATGCCGGGGTTCCGGATCGGGCGGACGATCGTCGCCGCCTACGCGGCCTTCAGCAAGCAGTGCGGCCTCTACCTCTCGGCAAGCGCGCTCACCGCCCACGCGGACGACATCGCCGCTGCAGGATTGAAGGCGACCAAGACGGGGATCACCTTCCGCGTCGACGATCCACCCTCCGCCGAACTCGTCGAACGCCTCGCACACGCTTCGCGAAGGGATGCCGGCCTGTAG
- a CDS encoding VOC family protein — protein sequence MGIRITVTSVFVDDQAKALAFYTEKLGFVVKNDIPLGEFRWLTVVGPDEPSGTELLLEPDQHPAAKAYTAALVEDGIPAASFTVDDVTAVHAELSAQGVRFTQEPTPMGPVITAVLDDTCGNLVQLTSPA from the coding sequence ATGGGCATCCGCATCACCGTGACGAGCGTGTTCGTCGACGACCAGGCCAAGGCTCTCGCCTTCTACACCGAGAAGCTCGGCTTCGTGGTGAAGAACGACATCCCGCTCGGGGAGTTCCGCTGGCTCACCGTCGTCGGCCCCGACGAGCCGTCGGGCACCGAACTGCTGCTGGAGCCCGACCAGCACCCGGCGGCGAAGGCGTACACGGCGGCCCTCGTCGAAGACGGGATTCCCGCGGCATCCTTCACGGTCGACGACGTCACGGCCGTGCACGCGGAACTTTCCGCGCAGGGCGTGCGGTTCACCCAAGAGCCGACCCCGATGGGCCCGGTCATCACCGCGGTGCTCGACGACACGTGCGGCAACCTCGTGCAGCTCACGAGCCCGGCCTGA
- a CDS encoding ArsR/SmtB family transcription factor: MGDVYQALADDTRRRILDELTERDGQSLFELCGRLTMRYGISSSRQAISQHLAVLEEAGLVSSHRSGRTKIHHLHTEPLREITERWILHPKD, encoded by the coding sequence GTGGGAGACGTGTACCAGGCACTCGCCGACGACACGCGACGGCGCATCCTCGACGAACTGACGGAGCGAGACGGGCAGAGCCTGTTCGAACTGTGCGGGCGTCTGACGATGCGGTACGGCATCTCGTCGAGCCGCCAGGCCATCTCCCAGCACCTCGCGGTGCTCGAAGAGGCGGGTCTTGTCAGCTCGCACCGCTCCGGCCGCACCAAGATCCACCACCTCCACACCGAACCCCTGCGCGAGATCACCGAGCGTTGGATTCTGCACCCGAAGGACTGA
- the arr gene encoding NAD(+)--rifampin ADP-ribosyltransferase, whose translation MTETSRLDDGPFFHGTRAALGAGDHLVAGHPSNYRSEVLMNHVYFTALRDGAGLAAELAVLLGPEGAEPHVYRVEPTGDFEDDPNVTDKKFPGNPTRSFRTRAPMVVVEEIHDWTRLTPEALEEWRVRLDALRVSNAEIIN comes from the coding sequence GTGACCGAGACTTCCCGACTCGATGACGGGCCCTTCTTCCACGGCACCCGCGCGGCGCTCGGCGCCGGCGATCACCTTGTGGCGGGGCATCCATCGAACTACCGGTCCGAGGTCCTCATGAACCACGTCTACTTCACCGCGCTGCGCGATGGAGCGGGGCTTGCGGCCGAACTGGCGGTGCTGCTCGGGCCCGAGGGTGCGGAGCCGCACGTGTACCGCGTCGAGCCGACGGGCGACTTCGAGGATGACCCGAACGTCACCGACAAGAAGTTCCCCGGCAACCCCACGCGCTCATTCCGCACGCGCGCGCCGATGGTCGTGGTGGAGGAGATCCACGACTGGACGCGGCTGACCCCCGAGGCGCTCGAAGAGTGGCGCGTCAGGCTCGACGCGCTCCGCGTGAGCAACGCGGAGATCATCAACTAG